The nucleotide sequence TTTGTTTCAGACTGTTCTGGATAGTTTTCCGGACGCCATCGAAATTATTGACCAGGATTTTAATGTCGTTTATTTAAATGCCGCGGCGGCCAGTCGCACCCAAAAGAGCGCAGAAAGTCAGGTCGGAGAGAAATGCCACCAGGTATTTTACAATCGGGAAGATCCCTGCTGCTATTGTCCCGCCAAAAAGGCTTTTGAGGGGGGCGAGCCCGGTTATGTTTTACGTGAAAATGTCAGCATTCGGAACAGCGAGCCCTGTTTTGAAGAACTTTTGCTCCTTCCGGTCAAAATTAACCATCAGAAAAACGGAAATGAAGTCAAATGGGTGGTTGAAATCGCTAAAGATGTCACCCGGGAAAAGGAGATGGAACAGCAGATTATCAGTTCCGACCGATTGGTCGCCATTGGTGAAATGGCCGCAGCGGTGGCTCACGAATTTAACAATCCTCTTGGAATCATCCTTGGCTTTTCTCAGGACCTTTTAACCGAAGTCGAACCGGTGGATCCTCGTTTCAATTCCCTTAAAATTATTGAAGAGGAGGCGCGCCGGTGTAAAAAAATTATGCGGGATCTGATGGAGTTTGGCCGGCCGACGCCCGCTCACTTTACCCTTATTGACCCTGGAGAATTAATCCGCAGAGGGGCAGACCTGATCTCGAGTCAGGCTCAGAAAGCCGGGGTTCAAACACGAATCGAGATTTCAAAAGGCCTCCCTAAAATACGGGCGGATTCTCAGCAGGTGACGCAGGTTTTGGTCAATCTTTTCTTCAATGCGATCGAAGCGATGCCGGAAGGAGGCACCCTGACCATTGGATGCGCTGCGAAAGACGTCGAAGACGTCGGAAATTCGGGCAACTCTTTAGCCCCTTTAAACAACGAAGTGGTGGT is from Nitrospirota bacterium and encodes:
- a CDS encoding PAS domain-containing protein, which translates into the protein MAFSERDSRQATKMKQRLQVLEERERLFQTVLDSFPDAIEIIDQDFNVVYLNAAAASRTQKSAESQVGEKCHQVFYNREDPCCYCPAKKAFEGGEPGYVLRENVSIRNSEPCFEELLLLPVKINHQKNGNEVKWVVEIAKDVTREKEMEQQIISSDRLVAIGEMAAAVAHEFNNPLGIILGFSQDLLTEVEPVDPRFNSLKIIEEEARRCKKIMRDLMEFGRPTPAHFTLIDPGELIRRGADLISSQAQKAGVQTRIEISKGLPKIRADSQQVTQVLVNLFFNAIEAMPEGGTLTIGCAAKDVEDVGNSGNSLAPLNNEVVVSVSDTGFGIAPNVLPKIFRTFFTTKQKKGMGLGLSVCESIMKGHGGRIAVESTPGKGTTFYLYFRVEERREENRVRR